A portion of the Hyalangium minutum genome contains these proteins:
- a CDS encoding multicopper oxidase family protein, producing MAYEAATPGEVVERNQRFLKHDRHDEDAHEEAHQRGGKRQRSPRDLFIHLKLRYATHRICRSVQDGGCTAWDQVKLRSYNGKLHGPLIEAIPGDTLNITLENQLPPEPPPLDGMEHPSTEPHGFNTTNLHFHGLHVSPSGNADNVMLALTPGHRFEYEVKIPLDHPAGTYWYHAHKHGSATLQLASGMAGPLIIRGDIDRVPAIRAAKERIILFQQIPYELMDDPTMPGHQAFMVENYDQLRNGLWPTQGRRFTLNGEVEPTYTLFPGEVQRWRFIHGGLREMLKLRLVRRQGNQEFPLTQFQIAHDGITTGRIDAVTETEMHPGYRVDVMVRAAEVNGTPLPPGTYFLVDENMPAPAPGHTLARVVVAKGKLKRMRLPTAQELAPLAPFKPIQDAEITGQQQVVFSIDLSVTPPRFLINGKEFDPHAVRKLMLDAVEEWSVTSQNFNHPFHIHVNPFQLTTEDGKILWKDTVIVRSGQTVKLRTRYVRYLGQFMMHCHIAEHGDLGMAEVLEVVPHTQSHGHTGDH from the coding sequence ATGGCCTATGAAGCAGCGACCCCGGGCGAAGTCGTCGAGCGGAACCAACGGTTCCTGAAGCATGACCGTCATGATGAGGACGCGCATGAGGAGGCGCATCAGCGCGGTGGCAAGCGCCAGCGCTCTCCTCGCGATCTCTTCATCCACCTGAAACTCCGGTATGCCACGCACCGGATCTGCCGGAGCGTTCAGGACGGAGGGTGCACCGCCTGGGACCAGGTCAAGCTGCGCTCCTACAACGGCAAGCTGCACGGCCCGCTCATCGAGGCCATTCCCGGGGACACGCTCAACATCACCCTGGAGAACCAGCTCCCTCCCGAGCCGCCGCCCCTCGATGGCATGGAGCACCCGAGCACCGAGCCTCACGGCTTCAACACCACGAATCTTCACTTCCACGGACTGCACGTGTCGCCCTCGGGGAACGCGGACAACGTGATGCTGGCCCTGACTCCAGGCCATCGATTCGAGTACGAGGTGAAGATCCCCCTGGACCATCCCGCGGGCACCTACTGGTACCACGCGCACAAGCATGGCTCAGCGACGCTCCAGCTTGCCAGCGGCATGGCCGGCCCACTGATCATCCGAGGCGACATCGACAGGGTGCCCGCCATCCGCGCCGCCAAGGAACGGATCATCCTCTTCCAGCAGATCCCTTATGAGCTGATGGATGATCCCACGATGCCGGGGCACCAGGCCTTCATGGTGGAGAACTATGACCAGCTCAGGAATGGACTGTGGCCGACCCAGGGGCGGCGCTTCACGCTGAATGGAGAAGTCGAGCCCACCTACACGCTGTTCCCTGGTGAGGTGCAGCGCTGGCGGTTCATCCACGGCGGCCTTCGGGAGATGCTCAAGCTCCGGCTGGTTCGTCGCCAGGGGAATCAGGAGTTCCCCCTGACGCAGTTCCAGATCGCGCATGACGGCATCACCACCGGCCGGATCGACGCGGTGACGGAGACGGAGATGCATCCCGGCTACCGCGTGGACGTGATGGTGCGTGCGGCGGAGGTGAATGGGACTCCGCTGCCGCCGGGGACATACTTCCTCGTGGACGAGAACATGCCAGCTCCCGCACCGGGGCACACCCTGGCTCGGGTGGTGGTGGCGAAGGGCAAGCTGAAGAGGATGCGCCTCCCCACGGCTCAGGAGTTGGCGCCGCTCGCTCCGTTCAAGCCCATCCAGGACGCTGAGATCACCGGGCAGCAGCAGGTCGTCTTCAGCATCGACCTCTCGGTGACGCCGCCGCGGTTCCTGATCAATGGCAAGGAATTCGATCCCCACGCGGTGCGCAAGCTGATGCTGGACGCGGTGGAGGAGTGGAGCGTGACGTCCCAGAACTTCAACCATCCCTTCCACATCCACGTGAATCCGTTCCAGCTGACGACCGAGGACGGGAAGATCCTCTGGAAGGACACGGTGATTGTTCGCAGCGGGCAGACCGTCAAGCTGCGCACTCGCTACGTTCGCTACCTCGGCCAGTTCATGATGCACTGCCACATCGCCGAGCATGGGGACCTGGGAATGGCCGAAGTGCTCGAGGTCGTGCCGCACACTCAGTCCCACGGCCACACCGGAGATCACTGA
- the zwf gene encoding glucose-6-phosphate dehydrogenase — translation MGTAGEAIPEPCVFVLFGASGDLAHRKLLPALFRLFERGLLPEGFTLVGASLAAMDREGFRTSVLQGLEQAVGEVDPIEWQAFARKLDYVTMDLSRGEDYTRLAERLAQVDRERNTRGNRLFYLSVAPSLFGTVVDHLGTAGLSRARGGSWARIIVEKPFGIDLDSARTLNTRLHRHFEEPSIFRMDHYLGKEMVQNLLVLRFANGLFEPLWSRRHIDHVQITHAETLGVESRGGYYEQSGAVRDMIQGHVFQVLSLLAMEPPENFSPEAVRSAKVEFLQRARAFTPERIRSECIRGQYGAGALGGVRVPGYREEPGVAPDSGVETYALLTMRFDSVRWAGVPFYVRSGKRLKERVTEVVVQFKPGHFRFPGMQGQEQLGANRLVIRIQPHEGLALRINTKIPGRGLGMREVDLSFLYAQAFEERLPEAYEPLLLEGLLGISTLYTRRDMVERSWELVMPVLEAWSATKAGPNYEAGSWGPEEARQLLGSQGRSWNRE, via the coding sequence ATGGGAACTGCGGGTGAGGCCATTCCCGAGCCCTGCGTCTTCGTCCTCTTTGGCGCCTCGGGCGATCTCGCCCACCGCAAGCTCCTGCCCGCGCTCTTCCGCCTCTTCGAGCGCGGCCTGCTGCCCGAAGGTTTCACGCTGGTGGGAGCCTCGCTCGCGGCGATGGACCGCGAGGGCTTCCGCACCAGCGTGCTCCAGGGCCTGGAGCAGGCGGTAGGGGAGGTGGATCCGATCGAGTGGCAGGCCTTCGCCCGGAAGCTTGATTACGTGACGATGGATCTCTCCCGGGGAGAGGACTACACGCGGCTGGCCGAGCGGCTGGCCCAGGTGGATCGGGAGCGGAATACCCGGGGCAACCGTCTCTTTTATCTCTCGGTGGCGCCGTCCCTGTTCGGCACGGTGGTGGACCACCTGGGCACCGCGGGGCTGTCTCGGGCTCGGGGCGGCAGCTGGGCGCGCATCATCGTCGAGAAGCCCTTTGGCATCGATCTCGACAGCGCGCGGACGCTCAACACGAGGCTCCACCGCCACTTCGAGGAGCCCAGCATCTTTCGCATGGATCACTACCTGGGGAAGGAGATGGTTCAGAACCTGCTGGTGCTCCGCTTCGCCAATGGGCTCTTTGAGCCTCTGTGGAGCCGCCGGCACATCGACCACGTGCAGATCACTCATGCGGAGACACTCGGGGTGGAGAGCCGCGGCGGGTACTACGAACAGTCGGGCGCGGTGCGGGACATGATCCAGGGGCACGTCTTCCAGGTGCTCTCGCTGCTGGCCATGGAGCCGCCCGAGAACTTCTCTCCCGAGGCCGTGCGCTCCGCCAAGGTGGAGTTCTTGCAGCGGGCACGCGCCTTCACGCCCGAGCGCATCCGCTCGGAGTGCATCCGGGGACAGTACGGCGCGGGGGCACTGGGCGGAGTCCGAGTCCCGGGTTACCGCGAGGAGCCGGGCGTGGCTCCCGACTCCGGAGTGGAGACCTATGCCCTACTGACAATGCGCTTCGACAGCGTACGGTGGGCGGGAGTGCCCTTCTACGTGCGCTCCGGCAAGCGTCTCAAGGAACGGGTGACGGAGGTGGTGGTGCAATTCAAGCCTGGGCACTTCCGCTTCCCGGGGATGCAAGGGCAGGAGCAGTTGGGGGCCAACCGCTTGGTGATCCGCATCCAGCCCCACGAGGGCCTGGCGCTGCGCATCAACACCAAGATTCCCGGCCGCGGCCTGGGCATGCGCGAGGTGGATCTGAGCTTTCTTTACGCGCAGGCCTTCGAGGAGCGGCTACCCGAGGCCTACGAGCCCCTGCTGCTGGAGGGACTGCTGGGCATCTCCACGCTCTACACCCGCCGGGACATGGTGGAGCGGAGCTGGGAACTGGTCATGCCCGTGCTGGAGGCCTGGAGCGCGACGAAGGCCGGACCCAACTACGAGGCGGGGAGCTGGGGGCCCGAGGAGGCTCGGCAGCTGCTCGGGAGCCAAGGACGGAGTTGGAACCGCGAATGA